A single region of the Apodemus sylvaticus chromosome 7, mApoSyl1.1, whole genome shotgun sequence genome encodes:
- the LOC127688499 gene encoding F-box/WD repeat-containing protein 15-like: protein MDKRLPPEQLMKLFSYLDAFTLLQVAQVSKSWNAVASSDVLWRKFCQKRWLFCDKVNLHLLGTETWKQFYVYRTWQEHTKSRAKPRDFIYKEIPVDFGVQANAYYISGCGLTRNGQGKSVVCMVTSMIKISTWDIHEGVMTWESPVQPAYIHLLTTLPEMHIAVTVDVEATIKLWDCKSRNPLAMNNLFSPCQSLNAVDTQDGPIVLAGDTSGNLYIFRIPDLHLISRVNVFPYGIDGIYCSPQKKWVFLNKKHPHIFPKVFLMSSLLRTSEFSAPVSTSLEFLLCQRAFWTPRREDRITLMCRSGPKKPTKFITFNMKLENIGNQLSVKGHLFSSFSLQEESPEWMGVSDKDVIVCSSGSSLLLFRMDGQCVQTCQYGTEEILRLWVDPIHVIVTFEDGSLEVYAWEERTPRLRRCYWLQNRRSLPPQNILNKMECDGMSIIQVMTNSPAPCFLMAYTLKSDLEN from the exons ATGGACAAGCGTTTGCCCCCTGAGCAATTGATGAAACTCTTCTCCTATCTGGATGCCTTCACTTTGCTACAGGTTGCCCAAGTGAGCAAG AGCTGGAATGCAGTTGCAAGCAGTGATGTCCTGTGGAG GAAGTTCTGTCAGAAGAGATGGCTCTTCTGTGACAAGGTCAACCTACACCTCCTGGGCACAGAGACATGGAAGCAATTCTATGTTTACCGAACATGGCAAGAACACACCAAGTCCCGGGCAAAACCAAGAGATTTCATTTACAAAGAAATTCCTGTGGATTTTG GAGTTCAGGCAAATGCATATTATATCTCAGGGTGTGGCTTAACAAGAAACGGACAAGGCAAGTCGGTTGTCTGTATGGTGACTTCCATGATCAAGATTTCCACCTGGGATATTCATGAG GGTGTTATGACCTGGGAAAGCCCCGTACAGCCTGCCTATATCCACCTGTTAACTACCCTCCCTGAGATGCACATTGCGGTCACTGTAGATGTAGAAGCAACTATCAAACTGTGGGACTGTAAGAGCAGGAACCCTCTGGCGATGAACAACCTGTTCTCTCCCTGTCAATCACTGAATGCTGTTGATACCCAGGATGGCCCGATTGTCTTG GCAGGAGATACCTCAGGTAACCTCTACATCTTTAGGATTCCCGACTTACACCTCATTTCCAGAGTCAATGTATTCCCATACGGTATTGATGGAATCTACTGCTCTCCTCAGAAGAAATGGGTCTTTCTGAATAAGAAACACCCACATATCTTCCCAAAG GTGTTTTTAATGAGCAGCTTACTGAGGACATCAGAATTCTCTGCACCTGTGTCTACCAGTCTCGAATTTTTATTATGCCAAAGAGCCTTCTGGACCCCAAGAAGGGAAGACAGGATAACACTGATGTGCAGAAGTGGccccaaaaaacccacaaagtttATCACATTTAATATGAAGCTGGAAAACATCGGGAACCAATTAAGTGTTAAAG GACATTTGTTTTCAAGCTTCTCATTGCAAGAAGAGAGCCCGGAATGGATGGGAGTCAGTGATAAGGACGTGATTGTTTGTTCATCTGGgtcctctctcctgctcttcagAATGGATGGTCAATGTGTGCAGACATGTCAGTATGGCACTGAAGAGATCTTGAGACTATGGGTG GACCCCATTCATGTCATTGTCACCTTTGAAGATGGCTCTTTGGAGGTGTATGCATGGGAGGAGAGAACCCCGAGGCTCAGGAGGTGTTATTGGCTTCAAAACAGGAGATCTCTGCCACCGCAAAA